Part of the Candoia aspera isolate rCanAsp1 chromosome 1, rCanAsp1.hap2, whole genome shotgun sequence genome, GGAGTCAGATATTTTTAAGCTTGTAAAGATTATAGTCATGGCTAATATATACACTCGCAGCCTTGTCATTTCTACAGGCAGTAGTTATAAAGGTTTTTGATTCTTTGATTTGTACAATCAATCATTTCGATTTTGGACAACTAGGAATCCTCTTTTGATGGACTGCTGACAAACTACCACTGTTTATGGCTAAAGATCCTGGGAAGTGGCTAAGGGGTGAACCAGCTGGAACTGCAAAGCTTCTTTGATTAAACTGAAAGAATGGCCTTAGgcatgttggaagttctggcaaatccagcatgcctcatcagcatgtGAATTagtatgtaaattgagttgtcccacaatgcaactctgaggaagctgtttgttgccactcccacttcctctcactttcttcctcctttttccaccacagggagaagcaagcatgctgctctgctctccattcatcagggccatgtgcttgggacttgatgaaggattctgcccctttcttccacacagcccttggcagccaTAGGGCtgagggcaaactaagtatttagaaagaaaagaagaacaaaggaacttcattttttccaccaagatggatgtaacagaagcaacaataaagtcagtaaggaattcttttacttatcttaacctaaactgtctaagcgtgtgattctttatgcttaggagggctgaatgtgtaagatgaATAAcgtgtgtttctctgatgtgctcattaaaactattttaagataatattctttttctgtgccagtttctcagctgtgttagaagctctgctccatttcagtggttctagcaggccactaaattagCAAAAAGGCAGAGGTTGCGACTTGTATTGGTGAActgtattatatttaaataaaatgtgctcTTTAttcagataatattcagaagaataagctataacacatacacacagtttGCAAAACAAGAATACATAATGTATTCTTTTTTCCACTGAAGTTCTTCTTCAGAACGGGCAGAAGTTATTATTACATTGTCGGTTAAATTTGTCTAGTTCTACTTCCTTTAAAAATCCATGCGTCACCTGCTGATTTTACCATACCATCTAGATACGCCTTCTGCATGTTCTTCCCCCAAATGGCCACATTTGCAAGTTGCTATAAAGCCAAGTTTCTCCCTTTCCAAGTCCATATATTGCCAAGTGCTTTTGACCCAGCATCTTTCACCTCCTTATTCCTCAGGCTGTAGATGAGAGGGTTGAGCATGGGGATCACAACCGTGTAGAACACAGAAGCCCATTTGTCTTGGTCCATTGAGTAGCTGGAACTTGGCCGGAAGTACATATAGAGTATTGTCCCGTGGAATATCCCAACAGCTGTCAGGTGAGAGGCGCAGGTGGAAAATGCCCTGTGCCTGCCCTCAGCGGAGCGCATTCTCAGGATTGTCCCCAAAATGTAAAGATAGGATACAAGAATCATACCAATGCTGCTTGCTACAACACAACCAACAAAGGTAAATAGCACAATCTCACTAATATATGTCTCATTACAGGAGAGAATTAGAAGTGGAGGCTCATCACAGAAGAAGTGATTGATAATATTCGAGCTGCAGAAAGACAGTCGGAATGTACAGGACGTTTGTATCATTGAATCCAGCAGGCCTGTGAAGTACACAATAGTGATCAGTTGTTGGCAGGCCTTTTTGGACATTACAGCTGGATAGAGAAGTGGATTGCAGATGGCCACATATCGGTCATAGGCCATCACAGCCAACAAAAGGCACTCTGCATCTCCAAGCATACCAAATAGAAAGAGCTGTGTAGCACAGGCACTGTAAGAAATCCTTTTAGTTTCACTTAATAGGTCAGTCAGCATTTTAGGAGCAATGGTTGAGGCACAGCAGAGATCAGCAAAGGAGAGGTTGCCCAGGAAGTAATACATGGGTTTGTGGAGTTGGGGTTGAGTGCAAATCAAGAGAATCATGCCAAGATTCCCTAACACAGTGATGGCATAAACCAAGAGGAAGACCATAAAAAGAACAAGCTGCATTTTGGGATTGTCTGTGAATCCCTGAAGAATGAACTCAGTAATGACAGAATGATTTCCTTTATCCATGATTTCCTCAGTGGACGGTTGGTTTAGGTTATGAGCTGATCCTGAAATGTCTTTCTGATCCCTtgttaaggaaaagaaaattatattactTAGAGTTTCATCCGTGTTTCTATCTTCATGCAACAAGAATCTGCATTTTTTCAAGAGGATTAGGAGCACATTACTAACTTAACTCAGCATACAGTGTACTTGCTAGGTGGAATCCATGTATTATGGAAAAATGTAGTCTGTGAAAATATATGTAATTCTAATATACAATTCTAATATACTTTCTTCATTCGCTGTTTCAATGTAAGTGAGGGACACAGATTAATATATTGCTACATCTGTTGCTGCAAAAGTAAGTGTTGGACTTCAGTGTATTTATGGCTGCTAGCATTTGTAATCCCCCCTCCTCCACTGTTTCTAAAACGTTAAATAAGTCCTAGCAAGGGGGATTTGAAAGCTCCAGATCTCCTGGTTCAGGTCCCATTCATCCCAAGTCTCCCATCAGCAGATGCTAAGTTAGCAAGTGGTAGAATACATGAAATTCCCACCCCATtcattttccagttttgtttctttgGGTTCTAAATTTTAGGTTCAACGAGCCCTTAAAGAGTCTTTGTTTCAGCTGATTTCAACATTCCTCCATCCTGGAATTTCATATCCTTTTATGGTCCTTTTTTGCCTGTGTTTGCTTTTACATATTTTCCCCTCCACATTTCCCAAGTGGCAAACCTCTGTGTACCTAGAGTGTCCCTTGCCTGAACTTATTTTTATGTTGAGCCAAGTGATTGTGGTGGCatgagggaatgaccttgggagataaggtgaagaaatgctgcctagggaatggtcaggtaagagaaaatatagcctgcagctgcatagtgggcagagcaagaggcccaaaagggactctttctATGTTCTTGGTCTGTAAAggtgatggcaggagaattgttctttctgattttcaagattctgttaatgtagctttacaataaagtagaattagcctaTTTGGTtgttgtgtttcctatctggtctacctagtaggcTAACAGTAATATAGGAAGTACAGGGATTCAAGTAACCTATTTATTAAACCATTTTAGACCACTATTACAATGATAAGGTTAAGAAGTCCTGCAGTATCATTTCTCGAGGCATCTTTATTGATAGGAGTGGAACTGTTGCAAAGTGATGCCTCCAAATTCTTACCGCCATTGCTCCATGATCAATGACgtaaaaagccactgaaagatgtAGGTACCTCAAGAGGGTTGCACTCTCCCGATGTCTCTGCTAGTATGAATCATCCACTAAGATGACCAAAGGTTCCTTATGCCAAATCTGAGCCTGATCCCAGGCTGGGAAGGTACAAGATCATTTGTTTTATCTAAAACGTCCTGAAGCTGTAGGATCAATAAATCCAACTCCGTTGGTTTGGTGAAAGAGTAACTACTTTGGCTGAGGTAATTCTTAATAAAGAGCCTCGCCACAGCTCCTCTAAAGGGGCCAGGCGAAAAACAGGTATTAGTGATCTGATTTATTTTTGTCAAGCAGAAGTCCTTAGATCCCCGAATAAACCAAGCTGGAGGGAGATAAAATCTTATGCACTTTCTGAGGTGTCAAGTAACCACACGTATTGAAACAGATAGTAAAATGGATACCCTTGATCTAATGTTCCCCAAAAAGACATCATGTCTGGCATAAATACAAGTCTTCTTGTCCACAAAGAATTCCCCAAACTGCTCATGATGGAGTTCAGATGGTGTCTGGGTGGAGTTAAGCCCTGTAGGCTGATCTTCAACGGGGGAGTCCTGAAGAGCTGCCTTGGACTACTCACCCCATAGACAACGAGGCAGGAAGCACATCTCTTCCCTGTTTCATAACAATGGGCCAAAGGAATTTCCTGCCATTACTCGAGAGAGATTCCTACCTTTGCTCCTAGGTGATATTCTTATTCAGACATATATGGGTTTCAGATTAGATTAATTAGATTACATTagattacattaaattaaattaaactgttGTCAGGGGAGGGCAAGGGAATATATGTTTATTTTCACAGTTGGGAGAGGGTGATTCTCATTCTCTATGCTACGCATAGAAATCATGTCCTGTGCTTAGTAAAGCTGAGATCAGACATTCAGGAAGAGAGGATTCCTTAAGATGAGGATGAGCCAGTCTTGTTAAAAGAATCTTTCTGATACTAGTCATTTGGTTTGTATTATTTCCACGGTTGCAAGCCTTCTCTACATTATGGGACTCTGTTGAAGGGATCTTTACAATGGGTGCATTTTCTCTCTTCTTACAGCAGAATGATCCATCTGGAATTAAACCTTCAGAAGGGTTTAACATCTCAAAAGCATGAACCATTATAAATGCATTGACATTCAAAAATTAAGCTTGTTTCTGATTTTAATATGGTTTAGAAACTTCTGGGTCATAGTTCCTACATGGATTGTTACTGTTAACATAAACATGCAGTGTGTAAAGGCAGAAAGGCTAACCTTAAGACTCACATAAATCTTTTTCTGAGTTAGCAAACATACCTGGAGTTGAGTCAGTCTTTGCTCTTACAAAACCCGTAAATAGGGGCAGAGATCTTAAATGGCATTTCATCCCACTTGGGACACCATCCCTCATGTACTTGAATACTCCAGATCCTGGAGATAAGTGGTTGCATTTTCATGCTTTGTTGTGCTAGTTTTAATTGGAGACTCTTGGCAAGTAATTAACATCTTGAGTCCCAATCTACAATTCACCAATCTACAACTCAAAGATGTGTGGCTGCTCATAAACTCAGGAACAAAATACCCTGTCTACTATGTGTTGAGCCTAGCAGTTGCCAGGACTTTAATGGGAATACATAAAAAACTTTCCAACAGAGCCCACGAAGACTGATGTTCTACTAGATGCACGTTCCACATCAATGTAATTGAGAAAATATAAGCTGAATGATTTTTTGAAAAATCTGATTAATGGAAACCATGGTTCTCAACAGATGATCTCAGTTTAGCTAATGAAATCCTAGATGGCCTGTTTCCCCATTTAAATTTCCtcaataatgtatttattttaagaaattatttttaacactGGGAAACCTCTTAATACACAGGTTAATCGTGGTACAATATTCATTTCATAACAATTTTGCCCCACCACCTTAATGGGATTTTGATCCATCTATTGATATCTAGGCAAGAGATCAACCTTTAGCATATTTAATTTCCTatgttttgcaatatttttaaaaccgTTAAACCATTTAGCATAATTAATTTCCTATGTTTAGCTATAGTTTTAGGAATATAAAGTCCTAGATCCTTAACATACTCTGTGGCAATATATGTCAATACATGTAATATAATAAACATAGATTATCCAATCCGTGTccgtt contains:
- the LOC134488594 gene encoding olfactory receptor 5AR1-like, whose translation is MDKGNHSVITEFILQGFTDNPKMQLVLFMVFLLVYAITVLGNLGMILLICTQPQLHKPMYYFLGNLSFADLCCASTIAPKMLTDLLSETKRISYSACATQLFLFGMLGDAECLLLAVMAYDRYVAICNPLLYPAVMSKKACQQLITIVYFTGLLDSMIQTSCTFRLSFCSSNIINHFFCDEPPLLILSCNETYISEIVLFTFVGCVVASSIGMILVSYLYILGTILRMRSAEGRHRAFSTCASHLTAVGIFHGTILYMYFRPSSSYSMDQDKWASVFYTVVIPMLNPLIYSLRNKEVKDAGSKALGNIWTWKGRNLAL